The following are encoded together in the Cicer arietinum cultivar CDC Frontier isolate Library 1 chromosome 2, Cicar.CDCFrontier_v2.0, whole genome shotgun sequence genome:
- the LOC101495073 gene encoding F-box protein CPR1-like, with translation MDSSYYVASNSHLNNIAIAATIGKVRNYIPDDIVFSILSKLPIKSLKRFMCVCKSWSLLFEDPHFMTMFRYKFICNHNNESLLLQLRLPYTDDDDLYVNRMYSWDLDFLEFPIPFIPGNKYYTELYSLSRKRFVNKIKLDWPNLLPNQEHIVQFDLHDPFDFKIFGFASVNGILCLVKSNLRSVLLWNPTTKECKVIPPSPIESRHLPLPYQPMPQLDVYGFGYDIVRDDYKVIRHVSFIFDSTQTTYNWEIYSLRNDSWRKLDFDMPTSYRSCQHVHVYVDGVCHWLCDNEEATHTLGEARLVSFDLNNESFVITPIPYIEDDKDYNVWWRNLAELNGSITLITYHEQTTTFHISILGELGVKESWIKLFIVGPLSCVQSPIGMGKKGEIFFIRNDHKLSWFDLNNQTVEEFDGDENWGRDYTYYKESFLPIGGINN, from the coding sequence ATGGATTCTTCCTATTATGTTGCCTCTAATAGTCACCTCAACAACATTGCAATTGCCGCCACAATTGGCAAGGTAAGAAATTATATACCCGATGATATTGTCTTCTCTATTCTATCAAAATTACCTATTAAATCTTTGAAGCGATTTATGTGTGTATGTAAATCATGGTCTCTCTTATTTGAAGACCCTCATTTCATGACCATGTTTCGTTACAAATTTATATGTAACCACAATAATGAATCGCTCCTTCTACAACTACGTCTACCATATACGGATGATGATGACTTGTATGTGAATAGGATGTATTCATGGGACTTAGACTTCTTAGAATTTCCTATACCATTCATTCCAGGTAACAAATATTATACCGAGTTGTATTCTCTTTCTAGAAAGAGATTTGTGAACAAGATCAAATTAGATTGGCCAAATCTACTTCCTAATCAAGAGCATATAGTCCAATTTGATTTGCATGACCCATTTGattttaagatttttggttTTGCTAGTGTTAATGGCATACTTTGTCTCGTTAAGTCTAATCTTCGAAGTGTTCTATTGTGGAACCCAACTACCAAAGAATGCAAGGTCATTCCTCCTAGCCCTATTGAGTCGCGTCACCTTCCGTTGCCTTATCAGCCTATGCCGCAACTTGATGTTTATGGATTTGGTTATGATATTGTTAGAGATGACTATAAGGTGATTCGTCATGTATCatttatatttgattcaacACAAACAACTTACAACTGGGAGATATATAGCTTAAGAAATGACTCTTGGCGTAAACTTGATTTTGATATGCCAACTTCCTATCGAAGTTGTCAACATGTCCATGTGTATGTGGACGGCGTGTGTCATTGGTTGTGTGATAATGAAGAAGCAACTCATACATTAGGTGAAGCACGTTTGGTATCATTTGACTTGAACAATGAGTCGTTCGTTATCACACCGATACCCTACATAGAAGATGATAAAGATTATAACGTGTGGTGGAGAAATTTGGCGGAGTTGAATGGATCCATCACCTTGATCACATATCATGAGCAAACCACTACTTTTCACATATCAATTTTAGGCGAACTTGGTGTGAAAGAATCATGGATCAAATTGTTCATTGTTGGGCCTTTGTCTTGTGTTCAAAGTCCTATCGGAATGGGAAAAAAGGGGGAAATATTCTTCATAAGAAATGACCATAAACTATCTTGGTTTGATTTAAATAATCAAACTGTTGAAGAGTTTGATGGTGACGAAAATTGGGGACGTGATTATACATATTACAAGGAAAGTTTTCTTCCAATAGGaggaataaataattaa